One Drosophila virilis strain 15010-1051.87 chromosome 5, Dvir_AGI_RSII-ME, whole genome shotgun sequence DNA window includes the following coding sequences:
- the 14-3-3zeta gene encoding 14-3-3 protein zeta isoform X1 has protein sequence MSTVDKEELVQKAKLAEQSERYDDMAQAMKSVTETGVELSNEERNLLSVAYKNVVGARRSSWRVISSIEQKTEASARKQQLAREYRERVEKELREICYEVLGLLDKYLIPKASNPESKVFYLKMKGDYYRYLAEVATGDARNTVVSDSQTAYQDAFDISKGKMQPTHPIRLGLALNFSVFYYEILNSPDKACQLAKQAFDDAIAELDTLNEDSYKDSTLIMQLLRDNLTLWTSDTQGDGDEPQEGGDN, from the exons atGTCGACAGTCGATAAGGAAGAACTGGTCCAAAAGGCAAAATTGGCCGAGCAATCAGAGCG CTACGATGACATGGCCCAGGCCATGAAATCAGTCACAGAGACGGGCGTCGAGCTGTCAAATGAGGAAAGAAATCTGCTCTCCGTTGCCTACAAAAATGTGGTTGGAGCGCGCAG GTCATCGTGGCGTGTTATTTCCTCCATTGAGCAAAAAACCGAAGCATCCGCCAGAAAACAACAGCTCGCCCGCGAGTACAGAGAGCGTGTGGAGAAGGAGCTTAGAGAAATTTGCTATGAAGTTCTG GGACTTCTGGACAAATATCTTATTCCAAAAGCCAGCAATCCAGAAAGCAAGGTTTTCTATTTGAAGATGAAGGGAGATTATTACAGGTATTTAGCTGAGGTCGCCACAGGAGACGCACGCAACA ctgttGTTTCCGATTCCCAAACCGCTTACCAGGATGCATTTGACATTAGCAAGGGCAAAATGCAGCCAACACATCCCATCCGCTTGGGTCTTGCACTTAACTTCTCAGTCTTCTATTATGAGATTTTGAATTCTCCAGATAAGGCTTGCCAATTGGCTAAACAG GCGTTCGATGACGCGATAGCCGAGCTGGACACACTGAACGAGGACTCATACAAAGACTCAACACTCATCATGCAATTGTTGAGGGATAACCTGACTCTTTGGACCTCCGATACCCAGGGCGATGGCGACGAGCCACAGGAGGGCGGTGACAACTAA
- the 14-3-3zeta gene encoding 14-3-3 protein zeta isoform X2, giving the protein MSTVDKEELVQKAKLAEQSERYDDMAQAMKSVTETGVELSNEERNLLSVAYKNVVGARRSSWRVISSIEQKTEASARKQQLAREYRERVEKELREICYEVLGLLDKYLIPKASNPESKVFYLKMKGDYYRYLAEVATGDARNNVVEDSKKAYQEAFDIAKTKMQPTHPIRLGLALNFSVFYYEIINSPARACHLAKQAFDDAIAELDTLNEDSYKDSTLIMQLLRDNLTLWTSDTQGDGDEPQEGGDN; this is encoded by the exons atGTCGACAGTCGATAAGGAAGAACTGGTCCAAAAGGCAAAATTGGCCGAGCAATCAGAGCG CTACGATGACATGGCCCAGGCCATGAAATCAGTCACAGAGACGGGCGTCGAGCTGTCAAATGAGGAAAGAAATCTGCTCTCCGTTGCCTACAAAAATGTGGTTGGAGCGCGCAG GTCATCGTGGCGTGTTATTTCCTCCATTGAGCAAAAAACCGAAGCATCCGCCAGAAAACAACAGCTCGCCCGCGAGTACAGAGAGCGTGTGGAGAAGGAGCTTAGAGAAATTTGCTATGAAGTTCTG GGACTTCTGGACAAATATCTTATTCCAAAAGCCAGCAATCCAGAAAGCAAGGTTTTCTATTTGAAGATGAAGGGAGATTATTACAGGTATTTAGCTGAGGTCGCCACAGGAGACGCACGCAACA ACGTCGTTGAGGACTCGAAAAAAGCTTATCAAGAGGCATTCGATATTGCAAAAACTAAAATGCAGCCAACACATCCAATCAGATTAGGTCTTGCACTCAACTTTTCCGTCTTCTATTACGAAATTATTAATTCACCAGCGAGGGCTTGTCATTTAGCTAAACAG GCGTTCGATGACGCGATAGCCGAGCTGGACACACTGAACGAGGACTCATACAAAGACTCAACACTCATCATGCAATTGTTGAGGGATAACCTGACTCTTTGGACCTCCGATACCCAGGGCGATGGCGACGAGCCACAGGAGGGCGGTGACAACTAA
- the RpLP0-like gene encoding mRNA turnover protein 4 homolog produces the protein MPRSKRDKKVSLTKTDRKGLAWKQRIIDDIRFCVEKYPNIFVFQVQNMRNNLLKDLRQEWKRNSRFIFGKNRIMQIGLGRTKAEEVETGIHKLSKRLTGQVGLLFTEKTKEEVLEWAENYWAVEYARSGFKATETVTLPAGPLEEFAHSMEPHLRSLGLPTKLEKGVVTIYSDYTVCEEGKVLTPEQARILKLLGKPMAKFRLTMKCSWTKADGFQLHVEDDVEEDKATDSPMEEDDNENNDEDAAVAAADDDDDDDEE, from the exons ATGCCGCGCTCCAAACGTGATAAGAAAG TTTCTTTAACCAAAACCGACCGCAAGGGTCTGGCTTGGAAGCAGCGCATCATCGACGACATACGATTTTGTGTTGAAAAGTATCCCAATATATTCGTGTTCCAGGTGCAAAACATGCGTAATAACCTGCTTAAAGATCTGCGACAGGAATGGAAGCGCAACTCCCGTTTCATATTTGGCAAAAATCGCATTATGCAAATCGGTTTGGGTCGCACAAAAGCCGAAGAAGTGGAGACGGGCATACACAAG CTTTCGAAACGCCTCACCGGTCAGGTGGGTCTGTTGTTCACAGAAAAGACCAAAGAGGAAGTCCTGGAATGGGCCGAAAACTATTGGGCTGTAGAATATGCGCGCAGTGGATTTAAGGCCACAGAGACAGTTACTTTGCCCGCAGGACCTCTGGAGGAGTTTGCGCACTCAATGGAGCCGCATCTCCGCTCCCTCGGCTTGCCCACGAAACTGGAGAAAGGCGTGGTAACCATATACAGCGATTATACGGTGTGTGAAGAGGGCAAGGTGTTGACGCCGGAGCAGGCGCGCATTCTGAAATTGTTGGGCAAACCAATGGCAAAGTTTCGTTTGACCATGAAATGTTCCTGGACTAAGGCTGATGGATTTCAGCTGCATGTTGAGGACGATGTGGAGGAGGATAAAGCAACAGACAGCCCCATGGAAGAGGATGACAATGAAAATAATGATGaagatgctgctgttgctgctgccgatgatgatgatgatgatgatgaggaatAA
- the Sgf29 gene encoding SAGA-associated factor 29, whose protein sequence is MPLTAESAAQQIQDRLKDIQQHIHKVDSERRRAESSIASLVRAQQSQTPNPKLKTLLQAKILEATQEEATIRAALAKIHEIRNIRNERRIQARNAGNKEAIRRGALMKMVQLSAQTLPLFVGKPGERAPALCGAIPAESNYVAKVGDNVAALAKGIDEEENWILAEVVQFLHRQNKYDVIDIDEEQKDRHVLSKRKVIPLPLMRANPETDGHALFPKDTVVMALYPQTTCFYKAIVHRLPQTATEEYEVLFEDSSYLNGYAEPLPVAQRYVIAYRPTKKGAGSGSGNLSSA, encoded by the exons ATGCCACTTACTGCGGAGAGTGCTGCGCAGCAGATTCAG GATCGCCTGAAGGATATACAACAACACATCCACAAAGTGGACAGTGAGCGGCGACGTGCCGAAAGTTCAATTGCTAGCCTTGTGCGTGCCCAGCAGAGTCAGACGCCCAATCCGAAACTAAAGACACTGCTTCAGGCCAAGATTCTGGAAGCAACGCAGGAGGAGGCCACAATTCGAGCGGCGCTGGCCAAAATACATGAAATCAGAAACATTCGAAATGAACGTCGCATACAG GCACGCAACGCCGGCAACAAGGAGGCCATTCGTCGCGGCGCCCTCATGAAAATGGTGCAGCTTTCCGCCCAGACGTTGCCCCTGTTCGTGGGCAAGCCTGGTGAGCGCGCTCCAGCACTGTGCGGCGCCATACCAGCGGAGAGCAACTATGTGGCCAAAGTGGGTGACAATGTTGCCGCCTTGGCGAAGGGCATCGATGAGGAGGAGAACTGGATATTGGCCGAGGTGGTCCAGTTTCTGCATCGCCAGAACAAATACGATGTCATTGACATTGACGAGGAGCAGAAGGATCGCCACGTGCTCAGCAAGCGCAAAGTCATACCATTGCCATTAATGCGCGCCAATCCAGAGACCGATGGTCATGCGCTTTTTCCCAAGGACACAGTCG TGATGGCTCTTTATCCACAGACGACATGCTTCTACAAAGCCATTGTCCATCGCCTGCCGCAAACAGCGACCGAGGAGTACGAGGTGCTGTTCGAGGATTCATCCTACTTGAATGGCTATGCAGAGCCTCTGCCCGTGGCCCAACGTTATGTGATTGCATATCGACCCACCAAGAAGGGTGcgggcagtggcagtggcaatcTCTCATCGGCCTAG
- the Mvd gene encoding diphosphomevalonate decarboxylase, with the protein MFSATCVAPVNMALVKYWGKRNEELILPINDSVSMTLDANEMCAKTTITASESFKQNRMWLNGEVVTFEENARLMRCLAGVQRLALANGAHKFSLSWKLHIASYNNFPTAAGLASSAAGYACLVYTLARLYELPLNEELTTVARQGSGSACRSLYGGFVHWRRGSSADGSDSIAVPLAPASHWPNMHMLILVVNDARKKTGSTRGMQLGVSTSSLIQHRAKEVVPRRVKELMAAIESRDFQAFAEITIKESNQLHAICLDTYPPCVYMNDVSHAIVNFVHDYNETVGSLQAAYTFDAGPNACIYVLAENVPRLLAAIQLAFPNDAQQSVEYLMGIPVPPVELKNGLRDASIGHVNPNNMLKYIIHTKIGEGPHQLSDDKSLLIDGFPLPK; encoded by the coding sequence ATGTTTTCGGCAACGTGCGTGGCACCCGTGAATATGGCCCTGGTCAAATACTGGGGCAAACGGAACGAGGAACTGATACTGCCAATCAATGACTCCGTCAGCATGACGCTGGACGCAAACGAAATGTGCGCAAAGACCACAATAACCGCATCGGAGAGCTTCAAACAGAATCGCATGTGGCTGAACGGCGAGGTGGTGACCTTTGAGGAGAACGCACGCCTCATGCGTTGTCTTGCGGGTGTGCAGCGTCTGGCCCTAGCTAACGGTGCTCACAAATTTTCGCTTTCCTGGAAGCTGCACATCGCCTCGTACAATAATTTTCCCACTGCCGCGGGGCTAGCCTCGAGCGCAGCCGGCTATGCCTGCCTCGTCTACACGCTGGCCCGCCTCTACGAGCTACCCCTGAACGAGGAACTGACCACAGTTGCGCGTCAGGGCAGCGGCTCAGCGTGCCGCAGCCTCTACGGCGGCTTTGTTCACTGGCGTCGCGGCTCGAGCGCCGATGGCAGCGATTCGATTGCTGTGCCGCTGGCGCCCGCTAGCCATTGGCCCAATATGCACATGCTCATACTGGTGGTCAACGATGCACGCAAGAAGACCGGCTCCACCAGGGGCATGCAGCTGGGCGTGAGCACCTCCTCGCTGATACAGCATCGCGCCAAGGAGGTTGTGCCGCGGCGTGTCAAGGAACTGATGGCGGCAATTGAGAGCCGCGACTTTCAGGCATTCGCTGAGATCACCATCAAGGAGTCCAATCAGCTGCACGCCATTTGCTTGGACACGTATCCGCCGTGCGTCTACATGAACGATGTCTCGCACGCGATTGTCAACTTTGTGCACGACTACAATGAGACGGTGGGCTCCTTGCAGGCCGCCTACACCTTTGATGCTGGCCCAAATGCTTGCATTTATGTGCTGGCCGAGAATGTGCCGCGTCTTTTGGCTGCCATCCAATTGGCCTTTCCCAATGATGCGCAACAGAGCGTTGAGTACCTCATGGGGATTCCCGTGCCGCCCGTCGAGCTAAAGAACGGATTAAGGGACGCCTCCATCGGCCATGTCAATCCCAATAATATGCTCAAGTACATAATCCACACGAAAATCGGCGAGGGTCCACACCAGCTAAGCGACGATAAGAGTTTGTTAATTGACGGTTTTCCACTGCCCAAATAA
- the Jra gene encoding transcription factor Jra, whose translation MKISAASAAALASNPNSSSATAAPIVPKTEPEPIGTEESMEFQTPNSSSTPNVSKRPAFLDLNKKNKRAMAPLLIDSPDVPGKTLNTPDLEKILLSGNMLQTPQPGTVFPTKVGQITTEQEEFGKGFEEALQNLHSSKNTQAFLGNNVGNAPAASNPVAAAPTMTAVNNGISGGTFTYTSVEGFPVIKDEPQHPVASPTVSPIDMADQEKIKLERKRQRNRVAASKCRKRKLERISKLEDRVKLLKGENTDLAGIVKSLKDHVAQLKQQVMEHVEAGCTVQAIANAALLAGK comes from the exons atgaaaatttctgCCGCTTCCGCTGCTGCACTTGCCAGCAACCCAAACAGTAGTAGTGCGACCGCTGCACCTATAGTACCTAAAACGGAGCCGGAACCAATTGGGACCGAGGAGTCAATGGAATTTCAGACACCTAACAGCAGTTCCACTCCCAACGTTAGCAAACGTCCTGCTTTCCTGGACCtaaacaagaagaacaagcgCGCAATGGCACCCCTTCTAATTGATTCGCCCGATGTACCTGGAAAAACGCTTAACACTCCGGACCTTGAGAAAATATTGCTATCGGGCAACATGCTGCAGACGCCACAACCGGGCACAGTATTCCCCACTAAGGTGGGTCAAATCACCACGGAGCAGGAGGAATTCGGCAAGGGATTTGAAGAGGCACTCCAAAACCTACACTCCAGCAAGAATACGCAGGCGTTTCTGGGCAACAATGTCGGCAATGCCCCGGCTGCCAGCAATCCAGTTGCTGCCGCGCCCACCATGACTGCCGTGAACAATGGCATCAGTGGGGGCACATTCACCTACACCAGCGTGG aGGGCTTCCCCGTCATTAAGGATGAGCCACAGCATCCGGTCGCTTCCCCAACGGTTAGTCCAATCGACATGGCAGATCAGGAAAAGATTAAACTGGAGCGTAAGCGTCAACGGAATCGTGTCGCGGCCTCCAAATGTCGCAAGCGCAAGCTGGAACGCATATCGAAGCTGGAGGATCGTGTGAAATTACTCAAGGGCGAGAATACCGATTTGGCAGGCATTGTGAAAAGCCTGAAGGATCATGTGGCACAGCTGAAGCAACAAGTTATGGAGCATGTGGAAGCCGGCTGCACCGTACAGGCAATTGCCAATGCCGCTCTGCTCGCGGGCAAATAA
- the RpL29 gene encoding large ribosomal subunit protein eL29 has protein sequence MAKSKNHTNHNQNKKAHRNGIKRPMRKRHESTLGMDVKFLINQRYARRGNLSRVEAVKRYEERVAAQQGKPKPVKL, from the exons ATGGCCAAGTCAAAGAATCACACAAATCACAATCAGAACAAGAAGGCCCATCGCAATGGCATCAAGCGCCCAATGCGCAAACGCCACGAGTCCACCCTGGGC ATGGACGTCAAGTTCTTGATCAACCAGCGTTATGCGCGTAGGGGTAACCTTTCTCGCGTGGAGGCAGTCAAGCGCTACGAGGAACGCGTTGCTGCACAGCAGGGCAAACCCAAGCCCGTTAAGTTGTAA